tTGCTGAAGCTGGTGCTTGTGTGAACGGTCCTcctttcctctgtgctttgGCCTGGAGTATCACACCAGTGCTCCTCTAAACTCTTTCCACCTCCTCAACAGCCTTCCAAAACTGGGTTGTTGTCAGATTACACCCactcaaaaaatgtttctgaatctTTCAAATTCAGTTTCTGCTAAAGAAGACATGGTCTCTAAAGAGTTATCATCCATTGCTTCCATGTCTTTTCAGGGAGTATCTAAGGGAAGACCAGCCTACGGTGATGAAACaatgtctctaagaacctcatttacgcattttttaaacccctccagggatggtgactccaccacttccctgggcagcctcttccaatgcttgacaaccccttcagcaaagaattttttcctaatatccaatctaaacctcccctggcacagcttgaggccacttcctcaATTGTCTTTTCAACTGTCTTCAACCTCgttgttttcaaaacaatggGACAAAACTCTGTGTGGACCAGCTCATTGTCTGGTGTAAGCTGGGGGAGTTCTGTTCTGCTCAGCCCTTTACATCCATACAGATTTTTGGTAGCTGAGACCTTTTTCCTCTActaatgcatttgttttcttcccaaatgAATGTGGCAACTGTTATTGGCAGTGATTATTGGAGCACTTAGAGAATATGAGGAAATTTGACTgaaaaatccaggaaaaaaagtctaaagCAAAAACATGAATAAAGGAATTGAAAGACAATGTGGGTCTCATGAATTGTAAGATTTATTGTTTCCCACACCCAGATGAATCTGAAACAGAAGTGCATGGCATAGAAAGGCTCCCAACAGTAATTACACACTGAATAATCAGAAAGGACATTTCCTGAATAATTAGAAAGAATGACACCTTGAATGATAATTAGGGGAACGCTTCATCCAGAGCAGTAGTGAGGCACATGGCAGAGACCCAGGGATTTCAATTAGGATGAGACAATCCACTTAAGGGAGGAGCGAGCTGGTGGGTCCGGGTGCTGGGGCTGAATCCTGCTGCTAGTACTTGAGGTACGTCGGTGGCAGCTTGCAGATGTTGGTGGTGTACTGGGTGCAGTAGGGAGCCGGGGGGCAGTAGCGTTGCACCGGGGGGCAATAGGGCTGCACCGGGGGGTAGTAGGGCGTCACATAGTTGTACTTCTGCACAGGCTGCCTCTGGATGGTGTAATTGCAGGAGGCCCCCGAGTCATGGCAGGAAGACCGGGATCCAAGGCAGGAAGACCGGGATCCAAGGCAGGAAGACCAGGATCCATCACAGGAAGACCGGGATTCACGGCAGGAGGACTCATAGTCGTGGCAGGACCTGCGAGAGCACATCTTTCTGGAGTATCAGCAAAGCTgtagggaagagagagagaccATCACGCTATAATGGCTGCTATATTGTAACCTCCTGAATTTTCCTTGTCTCTTTTTCTGTAGCACTCTTTGGGAaagttctttttcctctgctttgtaATGTATGGGATATCTTGACCTCGAAAGCAATACTGCCTTGTCTTTTGGGGGATACTCTGCCATGGTACAGCTCTGACGAGAATTTCCCTACCAAGATGCTACTGTTGGCCTTTTAAGGTAAAATTTACTTCTAAAACTCTACACTGTTTTGTCTGAGATATCTTCCCTTCCATCACCATCTAGTTTGAGAATTAATTCCTTGCTGGGTCCCCAAGACATAGTGTCTTTGAAGATTTGGTCTTCAATTCCTCCAATTTTGCTGTCATCTCATCTgctgtagaatcatagaatggtttaggttggaaaagacctttaagatcatcaagtccaaccattaacctaacactgccaagtccccTTTGCTGTGAGCGAAGGATGAGCACCCTTTGTGTAACTTACATGTTCAACAACCCACTCgcaaagaataagaaaattcTAAGACAAAACCAAGATCTAAATGCAGAAGTTGTCAACTATAAGTCCTATGTGAGCTCCTGCTGTTCAATAGTAGATAAATCGACATAATCCAACTTACCCTTTGTTGGATCAAGCAAGAAGAAGAGCACTGAGATCTGATGCTGAATGAATGAGGAAGAGGGGATGGCGAACTTTTATATCTTCCAAAGGGTTACCTGGTAAATTACACATCTCTTGGCGATGCTGGCAATTAAGTAGTCACATTCATATTTATCTTCTGTGTCTAGTTTTTAGCATTTACAGTTTGACATAGTCAGGAGAAACAATTATGACTTTTTCCTTAGCATGTTAATAGGCAATGGATTTCCCAATCTGCTTTATAAGGGAATTTTGAAGGTAGTTGCATATTTGCATATGAAAAATGAACCTAACCCTAGAGTTATTAAGTGATTTGCCATTGAGCAACCAATATTGCATCAACGCACAATTCAAAATTGTTGACTCTTAACTTGCACGCTGCCCCTTGGTCTCTATGGTAGACTCACATTttgattgattgattttttttttttttttttttttttggtgacacaAGGGACTGTAATTAACAGCCACAACTCACATGCATGCTATTTAGAGGGAAGCTGTGTTGGCTAGCTCAAATGCACCTAACGCTTCAACACTGGAGATGACGTTAGGAGGACGTCTCCGATTCcagatttttgttccttttgcgAGTCCACCAACCATCAGCTGTTTTTCTATTGTGCAATGATATTATTCTGTTTACATTCCTCCTGGAAGAAGAGTATTTCAAATCATAAACAGGAAGGATTTGGGCTCAGAAGCTATCACCTACTGGCATTCTGTTTTCAGATCACAAATTGCCTTGGGCTCCTGCCTTAATTAAGtagttttgtaattttttactCTTTGCAGTGTTTCACTATTTACTACCAAGTTTATCTCACAATGACCTAGGACTAGGCTTCCGGACAATGAAACAGGTAATTGTTCCTTTCCTGTGACTTTTATCCAGGTGGATGCTTCAGGAACTCTTCAGGAGCATCCCATGGGTCAGTCCTGATGCAGTGAGAACAAGAGGGTCAGAGAGTTGCTTACTGAGTTCACAAGAAAGCAGCTAACCTTATTGGGATGGTCTTCACCCTCTTGAGAAGGCCCTTGTGTCAGTTCTCTGTCGTGCAAAGTGCATTCGTCTCACCCTTTTTGAGATACTCTGCGTAAGTTGTTTAATTTGATGTTAGCTGTTGAGCTCTTTGTGACACTGATGCAGAGAAACAGGCACTGGCAGAAGGAAGTGAGCAATCCTGTTCCAGAATAGATGTCTCAGCTAGATGGGCTGGCAACTGGGCAGATAAAAACAGTCTTAGCTTGTAAAAAATAGAGAGAcatttagcatttatttttaaatgtctgcaaTTTTCATTGAAAAGGATAATTTGAAGTTCAGTGAGAGAAAGAGCGTTTGAGAAGTCCTCTGGGTGACTATTCGCAATTTTCAGACACCTCAGAATTTTTGTAATTCTGAATCAGACTGACGAATGAAGTATGAGGTGCTGCTGAAGTAGGGAACTGTGAAAGATAGTCCTAGGCTAAATATGGTATAGATGAGCTCTCTGTTTGTTGTCCATAAATGCATTAATCTGCCACAGAAATGTATCTGGAATGACCggcttttgttcattttgaaatttcaggATGTGAGCATTTTGTGATAagtttgagaagaaaagaatgagGAGCTGTGACTAAGAAATCAGAGGTAAAGATAATTCCCAAGTAAAGAGgtcaaagaataaaaaaatcataaactttttctatttttggaaatgaaattttattgtCTCATTTGCACGTTTCGAAGGCTGACACGTCATATGTAAGTCACTATCAGCAGAAATAATTCTCAGCCTTTTGGAAAAGAACATAAGCTTGGTCTTGCATGCTAAACAAGTTAAAACAGATCAGatttatattttgaagaaaattctAATCACATAAGAGGTGTTCGAGGATTCACGCAAacaaaaaatgggaaaagagaaCCAGTGATTGAAGCTTTGGGTATTGAGAGCATCCAAGCGACGAGTGAGCCAGTaggtctggctcccaggccTGGATCCTGCTGCTAGTACTTGGGGCATGTTGGTGGCAGCTTGCAGATGTTCTTGGTGTACTGGGGGCAGTAGGGAACCGGAGGGCAGTAGCGCTGCACCGGGGGGCAATAGGGCTGCACGTAGCTGTACTTCTGCACAGGCTGGCTCTGGATGGCGTAATGGCAGGAGGACCCCAAGTCATGGCAGGACGACCGGGATCTATGGCAGGACAACCAGGATCCAAGGCAGGAAGGCTGGGATTCATGGCAGGAGGTTTCATGGCTGTGGGAAGACCTGCGGGAGCACATCTTTCTGGAGTACCAGCAAATCTGTAGGGAAGAGAGACCATCACGCTGGTACAGCATCACCAATGTACATGGGCATACCTGCATTCCATAATACATTCTGGAattcccctttttcttcctactttctAGTTCTTTAGGGtaagaaatttatttaaatgctgCTTAGGTACTGGGAGATGATTTCTATCACCCACTAAAAACATGACCTTTTACAGATGCAATTTgctttttggagaaaaatgacTCACAACATCCATTGCTCCTATGCAGCCCCAGACCCTCCAGTGCCTTCTACTCAAAAACTTTGAAGCCTCTTTTCCATAAAGTCCTCTAACTgttctctctctgtgttttccagtctttctgTTACTTTGGTTTGATTTGAGCCTCTGTCTGTGAAGACTATATCCTGCTTATCATTTGCCTTAATAAAATAGCTCATGTGGGTAACAAGAACTTTGACTCTGGTGTGACCAAGGTCCAGAGGTAAGGAGTATCATACTCCAACTCTACCAAAGCTTGTAGGAAAGCAGTTTGtttcatgaagaaaatcaagagaaataaaattattggaCTTACCTCTTCAGCAACAGGAATGGATGTGTGTAGGAGCAGAGAAGTGAATGAAGGCAACTGGGATGAGAAACCTTTTATACTCTTTAACCAAAGGGTAACTCTTTATACTCTTTAACCAAAGGGTTATCTGGGACATGAGACATCTTTTGGCCAGTGTAACCTAATTACATATCCCAGCCCATTTCTATCCACTGTATTCAGCTTCCGACATTTTCCCTTTGATGCACTGTGCTTTTGGCATTGTAATTGTCCCTTAGGTTATTAATAGCACTCTAATTCCTTCACCTCCCTATGAGAAAGATTGGAAGGTATTTCATGCAATGTGATGCCAGTATCAAAGAAACGAATGGATTTGGTCATTGACAACAAGTATCAAGTGGAAGAGATGTTCGTAATTCAGAAGTACCAATTCCTCAAGCTGTGCCAGGATGTCACATGGACCAAGAGCTAAACGTGATCACACCTccatgtgaaagaaaaatgattacTAATGCTAACTCATGCAGATTATGTTTCGGGCAGGAATACTCTAGCTGAATGGCCCAGTGGTACCTGATATTCTCATGAGAGATTCAGCATTGGCACAAAGGTATCCTTCACTGAAAACTTCAACCTGCTTGCCTGGTGTGTTGTGTCAAGGatttcttttattcttgttATAAATTCTGTTTTAGTCTAGCTCTGTGATGTGTTGTCGATGGCAGTGATATCAAACCCCAGAGCAGAATGGTTAGTCAACCCTCCATCCTAAATCCTGCCCACACTCCAAGAGATGTAGttattttccctcctcttttcctctgtcCTTCTGTTGTGTACCTCTAATTTTTCTcccaacattttaaattaaaatatgtctttagttttctttctggaattTTTTACCAGTCGAGGTTGTGAGAAGATGGGCCATGTGCCTACCTCCAGAGTAAGACCTTTAATTTCGCAATAATATTGAAGATGATATTTGGACTATTAACTGTGATAGAGAACTAGTATTGCTGTCAAGCTTTCAGTACGCAGCCATGGCGTCTCTGCAGCTCTTATGGAAACACACATTAGACAGGATTGTAgctcaaggaaaaataaacaaaacagcGTAGTGTGGTAAAGGTAGATGCTTCTGAGTCTGGATTTTCCCATGAATCATGTATGAACTTCAGTCTTCCTTTCTGTGTCTATGTACAGGTCGTGCCCATCTAACCCAGCAATTACATTTTCTTGCCATATAAAAGGCAAGAATGTGTCAACACCAGGCTGGCATTGTGGATTAGACATCAGGCACAAGTGATTTTGGGTGATGTTCTACTGACTCACTGGGATCCCTCAAACAGGTCCATTCACATCTGTGATTCAGTATCACAATGTACAGAAGGAACCTGTAAATACTTTATCATGCTTTTTGTAGTCTGTTTCTCACCCactcttctcctgcctctttcGAGGCACTGTCCAGAAAATGACCTCTGCAGAGGTTGCCCTTGGCACAGGCATCATTGCTGCCGTGGCCTTCGTGGCAGGGGGAAGGTGGGGACTATTTCCTGCTGAATTTATGCAATCTGCTTTCCTGCTTCACTTCCCAGGGGCGTGTGCTGACATAATAAGACTCCAGCTGGGGAGAGATCTGCTGTCTCCATTCCTCAGGCTCTTCCTAagtctttccttaaatgacgCAGCTCAGCTTAGACGAGAGCGTAGGTGAGAACTTGGACTGCTTAGAAAGAATTAAGATAGGACATTTTATCTCTCCTTCCCTCTAATGCTTTCAGTCAGACTCAAACTCAGGCTGGAGCCTCCAGCCTGGCTTGGTTTCAACCTCCCCTTTGGCACAGGGTGGGTTTGGCACTGGCAGAGGGGTACCTGGGTGTCTAGGGGGAACAATGACCGTTTGTGGCACTGTGTAAAGCCTTCATGCAAAGTCAGAGCTGCACGTCTCTGACCCTGATGTTCATTCCTTGTACTTGCAATCACATACCTTGCATATGGGAGTGATGTTccttgttattttaattaacagtaataataaaacaagTGCTAATAATAAGCTTCTTGTTCATTTCAAAGATCCAGTGCAAACCCTTTGTTAATTAAATGTCCAGAGCATTACACACAATACTGGTCTCATCCCATAGAGGCACGAATTCTTGCAGCAATCTGCCTCTGTGCTTACGGATACTGGAGGAGAACCTGGGGATGAATCTAGTGCAATGGGAAATACAGTTGTTGATTTTTACAGCCATCTTTCCATTtgatattcctttttttctgcatctatGAGGGAAGCTCAGTACTTTTTTACAGTTCCTGCTGAGAAAAGTTAGCTTAAACCTGGGTAGGAACtgggaacatttttttcttttgcaatctGTCTCTTGTTTTCCAGACGCGAGTGGTGTTTACAGGACTAGAGTTCACAATGGGAGTCAATGCTGCAGTCCATAGCCTGACTTAaaccaaattttattttgcatcagcCAG
This is a stretch of genomic DNA from Caloenas nicobarica isolate bCalNic1 chromosome 31, bCalNic1.hap1, whole genome shotgun sequence. It encodes these proteins:
- the LOC136000146 gene encoding progranulin-like translates to MCSRRSCHDYESSCRESRSSCDGSWSSCLGSRSSCLGSRSSCHDSGASCNYTIQRQPVQKYNYVTPYYPPVQPYCPPVQRYCPPAPYCTQYTTNICKLPPTYLKY